One genomic window of Cannabis sativa cultivar Pink pepper isolate KNU-18-1 chromosome 2, ASM2916894v1, whole genome shotgun sequence includes the following:
- the LOC115718515 gene encoding pleiotropic drug resistance protein 3 isoform X2 has product MASMVGTDDNESESLRIELAEVGIRSLGSSANDDETERMALKFERLRSKEDDYGDQKDDNGDKETVHHYGGDVAKLGAQERHCFIEKIIKHVENDNLQLLTRIRNRIDKVGVKLPTVEVRYKNLRIDAECEVVHGKPLPTLWNSFKSMIFGFTKIPGLGSAKAKISLFNDVSGIIKPGRLTLLLGPPGSGKTTLLKALSANLDSSLKLTGEISYNGYKVEEFVPEKTAAYVSQFDQLIPEMTVRETLDFSARCQGVGSRAEIMKEVSRREKEAGIVPDPDIDTFMKEISVKGLKRTLQTDYILKILGLDICADTWIGDAMRRGISGGQKKRLTTGEMIVGPTKALFMDEITNGLDSSTAFQIVACIHQLAHITDCTVLVSLLQPAPETFELFNDLILISEGNVVYHGPRDQVLEFFEGCGFRCPERKGVADFVQEVISKKDQEQYWYSTEKAFRYVSVEEFSKKFKASRFGKKLDEDLTQPYDKSQGHENALSFSVYSISKWELLRACASRELLLMKRNSFVYIFKTSQLIIIAFMTMTMFLRTRMEVDVVHANFYMGALYYALSILFLNGIPEMSMTIQRLNIFYKQKELRFYPAWAYAIPAALLKIPLSLLESVVWTCLTYYVIGYSPEIQRFLRQFFLYFVLHLASLSMFRFLASFFQTMVATTTAGSFTILFVLLFAGFIIPQPSMPVWLKWGFWFSPLTYGEIGLSVNEFLSPRWQKMLTTNTTIGQETLMSRGLNFDGYLYWISVGALFGFAILFNVGFILALSFFKSPKSSSGAIISQEKLSQLQRTGVHQKEDSNVWTPKTDECKMVLPFTPLTMVFQDVQYYVDTPLEMKERGFSEKKLQLLADITGSFRPGVLTALMGVSGAGKTTLLDVLAGRKTIGYIEGDIRIGGYPKVQETFARISGYCEQTDIHSPQITVEESVIFSAWLRLDSKIDAKTKADFVNEVLETIELDGIKDALVGIPGVSGLSNEQRKRLTIAVELVSNPSIIFMDEPTTGLDARSAAIVMRAVKNVADTGRTIVCTIHQPSIDIFESFDELILLKIGGRIIYSGPLGKNSTRVIEYFEGISGVANIRNNCNPATWMLEVTSSSSEAGLEVDFAKIYKDSSLYKNNKNLAKQLSTPPPGSRNLHFPTRFSQNAWGQFESCLWKLNLSYWRSPSYNFMRLMHTLVTSFVFGALFWNQGKKITNQQNLFNIFGSMYTSVGFLGINNCMTVLQHVATERTVMYREKFAGMYSSWTYSLAQVAVEIPYTFTEAVLFLIITYPMIGYYWTTYKIFWYFYTIFCTFLYYNYLGMMLVSMTPNFNIAAILASSCYTLFNLFAGFLIPKRHIPKWWIWLYYLIPTSWSLNGLLTSQYGDISKEIEIYGEVKTVATFIEDYFGFHYDQLPLVAAVLIAFPLVYSSLFTYCIGRLNYQRR; this is encoded by the exons ATGGCGTCAATGGTAGGGACAGACGACAATGAGTCAGAGTCATTGAGAATCGAGTTGGCCGAGGTTGGAATAAGGAGCTTGGGATCTTCAGCCAATGACGACGAAACAGAGAGAATGGCTCTGAAGTTTGAAAGGTTAAGATCCAAAGAGGATGATTATGGAGACCAGAAGGACGATAATGGTGATAAAGAAACAGTTCATCATTATGGTGGTGATGTTGCCAAGCTTGGAGCTCAAGAACGACATTGTTTCATTGAGAAAATTATCAAACACGTTGAGAACGATAATCTCCAGCTCTTGACGAGAATCAGAAATAGAATTGACAA GGTTGGTGTGAAATTGCCTACTGTAGAGGTGAGGTATAAAAATCTTAGAATTGATGCAGAGTGTGAGGTTGTCCATGGAAAGCCTCTGCCAACTCTATGGAATTCTTTTAAGAGCATGATTTTT GGGTTTACAAAGATTCCAGGTTTAGGTTCAGCTAAAGCTAAGATCAGCTTATTTAACGATGTTAGCGGTATCATAAAGCCTGGAAG ATTAACACTTCTGCTTGGGCCCCCAGGAAGTGGTAAGACAACACTATTGAAAGCTCTATCAGCCAATCTAGACTCGTCCCTTAAG TTGACAGGGGAAATTTCTTACAATGGATACAAAGTGGAGGAGTTTGTTCCTGAGAAAACTGCTGCTTATGTAAGCCAATTTGATCAGCTCATCCCTGAAATGACAGTAAGGGAAACACTTGACTTTTCAGCTCGTTGTCAGGGTGTTGGAAGCCGAGCTG AGATTATGAAGGAGGTCAgtagaagagagaaagaagcTGGAATTGTACCTGATCCTGACATTGATACTTTCATGAAG GAAATTTCGGTGAAGGGACTGAAAAGAACCCTTCAAACAGACTATATACTGAAG ATTCTTGGACTTGATATATGTGCTGACACTTGGATTGGAGATGCCATGAGAAGAGGCATTTCTGGTGGTCAGAAGAAGAGATTGACAACAGGGGAGATGATTGTTGGTCCAACAAAAGCTTTGTTCATGGATGAGATAACAAATGGCTTAGACAGCTCTACTGCATTTCAGATTGTTGCTTGTATTCATCAGTTGGCACACATTACAGATTGTACAGTACTCGTTTCGCTCCTTCAGCCTGCACCAGAAACATTTGAACTATTTAATGACCTCATATTAATATCAGAAGGGAATGTTGTGTATCATGGTCCTCGTGATCAAGTTCTTGAATTTTTTGAAGGTTGCGGATTTAGGTGTCCAGAGAGGAAAGGAGTAGCTGATTTTGTCCAAGAG GTAATCTCTAAGAAAGATCAAGAGCAGTACTGGTACTCAACCGAGAAAGCTTTTCGGTATGTATCAGTGGAGGAATTCTCCAAAAAGTTTAAGGCATCTCGTTTTGGGAAGAAGCTAGATGAGGATCTTACACAGCCATATGATAAATCTCAAGGCCATGAGAATGCTCTTTCCTTCAGTGTGTATTCCATCTCTAAATGGGAACTTCTTAGAGCTTGTGCATCAAGGGAACTTCTTCTCATGAAGAGAAATTCTTTTGTTTACATATTCAAAACAAGCCAG CTCATCATCATTGCTTTCATGACTATGACTATGTTCTTGAGGACTAGAATGGAAGTTGATGTTGTTCATGCTAATTTCTATATGGGTGCTCTGTACTATGCTCTTAGCATACTTTTTCTTAATGGAATTCCTGAGATGTCAATGACTATTCAAAGGCTTAATATTTTCTACAAACAGAAAGAATTGCGTTTTTACCCAGCTTGGGCTTATGCAATTCCAGCTGCTTTGTTAAAGATTCCTCTTTCACTTTTGGAATCTGTGGTTTGGACTTGTCTTACTTATTATGTGATAGGATACAGTCCTGAGATCCAGAG GTTCTTGCGGCAATTCTTTCTGTATTTTGTTCTTCACTTGGCATCATTGTCCATGTTCCGTTTCTTGGCATCATTCTTTCAGACTATGGTTGCTACTACGACAGCTGGTAGTTTTACAATACTGTTTGTGTTACTCTTTGCTGGATTCATTATACCACAAC CGTCAATGCCAGTTTGGTTGAAATGGGGTTTCTGGTTTTCACCCTTGACATACGGAGAAATAGGCCTTTCAGTAAATGAATTTCTTTCACCACGATGGCAAAAG ATGTTAACCACTAATACTACAATTGGACAAGAAACACTTATGAGCCGTGGCCTGAACTTTGATGGATATCTTTATTGGATATCAGTTGGTGCCTTATTTGGTTTCGCAATACTTTTCAATGTTGGGTTTATACTGGCTTTGAGTTTCTTTAAGT CTCCTAAATCATCATCTGGTGCAATTATTTCACAAGAAAAGCTCTCCCAACTTCAAAGAACTGGTGTGCATCAGAAAGAAGATTCTAACGTTTGGACTCCTAAAACTGATGAAT GCAAGATGGTCTTACCTTTCACTCCCTTGACAATGGTGTTTCAGGATGTGCAATATTATGTTGACACCCCATTG GAAATGAAGGAACGAGGATTTAGTGAGAAAAAACTCCAACTTCTTGCTGATATTACAGGTTCATTTAGGCCTGGAGTTCTCACTGCATTGATGGGAGTTAGTGGGGCAGGGAAAACTACTTTACTTGATGTTCTTGCTGGAAGAAAAACCATTGGATACATAGAAGGAGATATTCGAATTGGTGGATATCCTAAAGTTCAAGAAACATTTGCCAGGATTTCAGGATACTGTGAGCAGACTGATATACATTCACCACAAATCACTGTAGAAGAATCTGTCATTTTTTCAGCTTGGTTGCGTCTAGATTCTAAGATTGATGCAAAAACTAAAGCT GATTTTGTGAATGAAGTTCTTGAGACCATTGAACTTGATGGAATAAAAGATGCCTTAGTAGGAATACCTGGTGTTAGTGGTCTTTCGAATGAGCAGCGTAAGCGGCTAACAATAGCTGTGGAACTTGTCTCAAACCCATCCATAATCTTTATGGACGAACCCACAACTGGCTTGGATGCTAGATCAGCTGCAATTGTCATGAGAGCAGTGAAGAATGTTGCTGATACTGGTAGAACAATTGTTTGTACCATTCACCAACCTAGTATCGACATATTCGAATCTTTTGATGAG CTAATCCTTCTGAAAATTGGTGGACGCATAATATACTCTGGACCACTTGGGAAGAACTCAACTAGAGTTATAGAATACTTTGAG GGTATTTCTGGAGTTGCAAATATTAGGAATAACTGTAATCCAGCAACATGGATGCTAGAAGTCACTTCTTCATCTTCAGAAGCTGGACTTGAAGTAGATTTTGCCAAAATTTACAAAGATTCTTCTTTATACAA GAACAATAAAAATCTCGCAAAGCAATTGAGTACTCCACCACCTGGTTCAAGAAATCTTCATTTCCCAACTCGTTTTTCACAAAATGCATGGGGACAATTCGAATCTTGCTTATGGAAACTCAACTTGTCTTATTGGAGAAGTCCTTCATACAACTTTATGCGTTTAATGCATACCCTTGTTACATCTTTTGTCTTTGGGGCATTATTTTGGAACCAAGGAAAGAAAAT AACCAACCAGCAGAACTTATTCAATATATTTGGTTCGATGTATACATCCGTGGGATTCTTGGGAATCAACAATTGCATGACTGTGTTACAACATGTGGCAACAGAGAGAACAGTTATGTATCGAGAAAAATTTGCAGGGATGTACTCATCGTGGACTTATTCACTTGCCCAG GTAGCAGTTGAAATTCCTTACACATTCACTGAAGCTGTGCTTTTTCTGATAATAACATATCCAATGATTGGATATTATTGGACAACATATAAAATTTTCTGGTACttctatacaattttttgtACATTTTTGTACTACAACTATCTTGGAATGATGCTTGTTTCTATGACACCCAACTTCAACATTGCTGCCATTCTAGCTTCATCTTGCTACACATTGTTCAATCTTTTCGCGGGTTTTCTTATTCCTAAACGT CATATTCCAAAGTGGTGGATTTGGTTGTACTATCTGATTCCAACATCTTGGTCACTAAACGGTTTACTAACTTCTCAATATGGAGACATAAGCAAGGAAATTGAAATCTATGGAGAAGTCAAAACAGTGGCTACATTCATAGAAGATTACTTTGGTTTTCACTATGACCAACTACCACTTGTGGCAGCTGTTCTTATTGCCTTTCCTCTTGTTTATTCATCTCTATTCACTTACTGCATAGGAAGGTTGAACTACCAGAGAAGATAA
- the LOC115718515 gene encoding pleiotropic drug resistance protein 3 isoform X1: MASMVGTDDNESESLRIELAEVGIRSLGSSANDDETERMALKFERLRSKEDDYGDQKDDNGDKETVHHYGGDVAKLGAQERHCFIEKIIKHVENDNLQLLTRIRNRIDKVGVKLPTVEVRYKNLRIDAECEVVHGKPLPTLWNSFKSMIFGFTKIPGLGSAKAKISLFNDVSGIIKPGRLTLLLGPPGSGKTTLLKALSANLDSSLKLTGEISYNGYKVEEFVPEKTAAYVSQFDQLIPEMTVRETLDFSARCQGVGSRAEIMKEVSRREKEAGIVPDPDIDTFMKEISVKGLKRTLQTDYILKILGLDICADTWIGDAMRRGISGGQKKRLTTGEMIVGPTKALFMDEITNGLDSSTAFQIVACIHQLAHITDCTVLVSLLQPAPETFELFNDLILISEGNVVYHGPRDQVLEFFEGCGFRCPERKGVADFVQEVISKKDQEQYWYSTEKAFRYVSVEEFSKKFKASRFGKKLDEDLTQPYDKSQGHENALSFSVYSISKWELLRACASRELLLMKRNSFVYIFKTSQLIIIAFMTMTMFLRTRMEVDVVHANFYMGALYYALSILFLNGIPEMSMTIQRLNIFYKQKELRFYPAWAYAIPAALLKIPLSLLESVVWTCLTYYVIGYSPEIQRFLRQFFLYFVLHLASLSMFRFLASFFQTMVATTTAGSFTILFVLLFAGFIIPQPSMPVWLKWGFWFSPLTYGEIGLSVNEFLSPRWQKMLTTNTTIGQETLMSRGLNFDGYLYWISVGALFGFAILFNVGFILALSFFKSPKSSSGAIISQEKLSQLQRTGVHQKEDSNVWTPKTDECKMVLPFTPLTMVFQDVQYYVDTPLEMKERGFSEKKLQLLADITGSFRPGVLTALMGVSGAGKTTLLDVLAGRKTIGYIEGDIRIGGYPKVQETFARISGYCEQTDIHSPQITVEESVIFSAWLRLDSKIDAKTKADFVNEVLETIELDGIKDALVGIPGVSGLSNEQRKRLTIAVELVSNPSIIFMDEPTTGLDARSAAIVMRAVKNVADTGRTIVCTIHQPSIDIFESFDELILLKIGGRIIYSGPLGKNSTRVIEYFEGISGVANIRNNCNPATWMLEVTSSSSEAGLEVDFAKIYKDSSLYKQEQ, encoded by the exons ATGGCGTCAATGGTAGGGACAGACGACAATGAGTCAGAGTCATTGAGAATCGAGTTGGCCGAGGTTGGAATAAGGAGCTTGGGATCTTCAGCCAATGACGACGAAACAGAGAGAATGGCTCTGAAGTTTGAAAGGTTAAGATCCAAAGAGGATGATTATGGAGACCAGAAGGACGATAATGGTGATAAAGAAACAGTTCATCATTATGGTGGTGATGTTGCCAAGCTTGGAGCTCAAGAACGACATTGTTTCATTGAGAAAATTATCAAACACGTTGAGAACGATAATCTCCAGCTCTTGACGAGAATCAGAAATAGAATTGACAA GGTTGGTGTGAAATTGCCTACTGTAGAGGTGAGGTATAAAAATCTTAGAATTGATGCAGAGTGTGAGGTTGTCCATGGAAAGCCTCTGCCAACTCTATGGAATTCTTTTAAGAGCATGATTTTT GGGTTTACAAAGATTCCAGGTTTAGGTTCAGCTAAAGCTAAGATCAGCTTATTTAACGATGTTAGCGGTATCATAAAGCCTGGAAG ATTAACACTTCTGCTTGGGCCCCCAGGAAGTGGTAAGACAACACTATTGAAAGCTCTATCAGCCAATCTAGACTCGTCCCTTAAG TTGACAGGGGAAATTTCTTACAATGGATACAAAGTGGAGGAGTTTGTTCCTGAGAAAACTGCTGCTTATGTAAGCCAATTTGATCAGCTCATCCCTGAAATGACAGTAAGGGAAACACTTGACTTTTCAGCTCGTTGTCAGGGTGTTGGAAGCCGAGCTG AGATTATGAAGGAGGTCAgtagaagagagaaagaagcTGGAATTGTACCTGATCCTGACATTGATACTTTCATGAAG GAAATTTCGGTGAAGGGACTGAAAAGAACCCTTCAAACAGACTATATACTGAAG ATTCTTGGACTTGATATATGTGCTGACACTTGGATTGGAGATGCCATGAGAAGAGGCATTTCTGGTGGTCAGAAGAAGAGATTGACAACAGGGGAGATGATTGTTGGTCCAACAAAAGCTTTGTTCATGGATGAGATAACAAATGGCTTAGACAGCTCTACTGCATTTCAGATTGTTGCTTGTATTCATCAGTTGGCACACATTACAGATTGTACAGTACTCGTTTCGCTCCTTCAGCCTGCACCAGAAACATTTGAACTATTTAATGACCTCATATTAATATCAGAAGGGAATGTTGTGTATCATGGTCCTCGTGATCAAGTTCTTGAATTTTTTGAAGGTTGCGGATTTAGGTGTCCAGAGAGGAAAGGAGTAGCTGATTTTGTCCAAGAG GTAATCTCTAAGAAAGATCAAGAGCAGTACTGGTACTCAACCGAGAAAGCTTTTCGGTATGTATCAGTGGAGGAATTCTCCAAAAAGTTTAAGGCATCTCGTTTTGGGAAGAAGCTAGATGAGGATCTTACACAGCCATATGATAAATCTCAAGGCCATGAGAATGCTCTTTCCTTCAGTGTGTATTCCATCTCTAAATGGGAACTTCTTAGAGCTTGTGCATCAAGGGAACTTCTTCTCATGAAGAGAAATTCTTTTGTTTACATATTCAAAACAAGCCAG CTCATCATCATTGCTTTCATGACTATGACTATGTTCTTGAGGACTAGAATGGAAGTTGATGTTGTTCATGCTAATTTCTATATGGGTGCTCTGTACTATGCTCTTAGCATACTTTTTCTTAATGGAATTCCTGAGATGTCAATGACTATTCAAAGGCTTAATATTTTCTACAAACAGAAAGAATTGCGTTTTTACCCAGCTTGGGCTTATGCAATTCCAGCTGCTTTGTTAAAGATTCCTCTTTCACTTTTGGAATCTGTGGTTTGGACTTGTCTTACTTATTATGTGATAGGATACAGTCCTGAGATCCAGAG GTTCTTGCGGCAATTCTTTCTGTATTTTGTTCTTCACTTGGCATCATTGTCCATGTTCCGTTTCTTGGCATCATTCTTTCAGACTATGGTTGCTACTACGACAGCTGGTAGTTTTACAATACTGTTTGTGTTACTCTTTGCTGGATTCATTATACCACAAC CGTCAATGCCAGTTTGGTTGAAATGGGGTTTCTGGTTTTCACCCTTGACATACGGAGAAATAGGCCTTTCAGTAAATGAATTTCTTTCACCACGATGGCAAAAG ATGTTAACCACTAATACTACAATTGGACAAGAAACACTTATGAGCCGTGGCCTGAACTTTGATGGATATCTTTATTGGATATCAGTTGGTGCCTTATTTGGTTTCGCAATACTTTTCAATGTTGGGTTTATACTGGCTTTGAGTTTCTTTAAGT CTCCTAAATCATCATCTGGTGCAATTATTTCACAAGAAAAGCTCTCCCAACTTCAAAGAACTGGTGTGCATCAGAAAGAAGATTCTAACGTTTGGACTCCTAAAACTGATGAAT GCAAGATGGTCTTACCTTTCACTCCCTTGACAATGGTGTTTCAGGATGTGCAATATTATGTTGACACCCCATTG GAAATGAAGGAACGAGGATTTAGTGAGAAAAAACTCCAACTTCTTGCTGATATTACAGGTTCATTTAGGCCTGGAGTTCTCACTGCATTGATGGGAGTTAGTGGGGCAGGGAAAACTACTTTACTTGATGTTCTTGCTGGAAGAAAAACCATTGGATACATAGAAGGAGATATTCGAATTGGTGGATATCCTAAAGTTCAAGAAACATTTGCCAGGATTTCAGGATACTGTGAGCAGACTGATATACATTCACCACAAATCACTGTAGAAGAATCTGTCATTTTTTCAGCTTGGTTGCGTCTAGATTCTAAGATTGATGCAAAAACTAAAGCT GATTTTGTGAATGAAGTTCTTGAGACCATTGAACTTGATGGAATAAAAGATGCCTTAGTAGGAATACCTGGTGTTAGTGGTCTTTCGAATGAGCAGCGTAAGCGGCTAACAATAGCTGTGGAACTTGTCTCAAACCCATCCATAATCTTTATGGACGAACCCACAACTGGCTTGGATGCTAGATCAGCTGCAATTGTCATGAGAGCAGTGAAGAATGTTGCTGATACTGGTAGAACAATTGTTTGTACCATTCACCAACCTAGTATCGACATATTCGAATCTTTTGATGAG CTAATCCTTCTGAAAATTGGTGGACGCATAATATACTCTGGACCACTTGGGAAGAACTCAACTAGAGTTATAGAATACTTTGAG GGTATTTCTGGAGTTGCAAATATTAGGAATAACTGTAATCCAGCAACATGGATGCTAGAAGTCACTTCTTCATCTTCAGAAGCTGGACTTGAAGTAGATTTTGCCAAAATTTACAAAGATTCTTCTTTATACAAGCAA GAACAATAA